One part of the Marispirochaeta sp. genome encodes these proteins:
- a CDS encoding MFS transporter: MESISMPAEQDSRKGIISWALYDWGNSAFATTVMGGFFPLFFKAYWSDPSNPQASTFYLGSSVSIASIIVALSAPILGAIADKGSVKKRMLFTFAYLGILATGALWFVEQGNWQLAAVLYILGTIGFSGGNIFYDALLVSVASRKKVDFVSSLGFALGYIGGGMLFLVNIIMFQKPEIFGIPDGNTAIRLAFVSVALWWALFSIPVFLFVPEPRTGSRQGFGTAIIHGWRQIRETFRHIRHLKVVGLFLLAYWFYIDGVDTIIRMAVDYGSALGFSGNALITALLMVQFIAFPGALLYNLFASKVGIKRAILVAIAAYSMIAVLGYFMRTEAHFFMLAGLVGLFQGGIQALSRSFYSRIIPEKRAGEFYGFFNMLGKFAAVLGPFMMGSVTILTGSNRLGILSIILLFLAGGVLFARVDQQEGERMAEEYLE, translated from the coding sequence TTGGAAAGTATCAGCATGCCGGCTGAACAGGACAGCCGTAAAGGTATTATCAGCTGGGCCCTGTATGATTGGGGAAACAGTGCATTCGCCACTACCGTAATGGGAGGGTTCTTTCCCCTTTTTTTTAAGGCCTACTGGTCCGATCCTTCCAACCCTCAGGCCAGTACATTCTACCTTGGCTCTTCCGTCTCCATAGCATCAATCATTGTCGCCCTCTCTGCACCAATACTCGGGGCCATAGCCGATAAGGGTTCGGTTAAAAAACGAATGCTCTTTACTTTCGCGTATTTAGGAATCCTCGCTACCGGTGCCCTCTGGTTTGTGGAGCAGGGAAACTGGCAGCTCGCGGCGGTCCTCTATATTCTGGGGACCATTGGTTTTTCCGGAGGAAACATCTTTTATGATGCCCTGCTGGTAAGCGTTGCATCCCGCAAAAAGGTGGATTTTGTATCATCCCTGGGATTCGCTCTTGGCTACATCGGGGGCGGAATGCTTTTTCTGGTAAACATTATCATGTTCCAAAAGCCGGAAATCTTCGGCATTCCTGACGGAAATACTGCCATTCGCCTGGCATTTGTTTCCGTCGCTCTCTGGTGGGCTCTTTTCTCGATTCCTGTATTTCTCTTTGTTCCCGAGCCGCGAACCGGGAGCCGCCAGGGATTTGGTACAGCTATAATCCACGGGTGGCGGCAGATCAGAGAGACCTTCAGGCACATCCGTCACTTAAAAGTCGTGGGACTCTTTCTGCTGGCCTACTGGTTCTACATTGACGGTGTGGATACGATCATCCGTATGGCCGTAGACTACGGCAGCGCTCTCGGATTCAGCGGCAACGCGCTGATAACCGCACTTCTGATGGTGCAGTTTATCGCCTTTCCTGGCGCGCTGCTCTATAACCTGTTCGCAAGCAAGGTTGGGATAAAACGGGCTATTCTTGTGGCCATCGCAGCCTACAGCATGATCGCGGTCCTTGGGTATTTTATGCGGACCGAGGCTCACTTTTTTATGCTTGCAGGACTGGTCGGTCTTTTTCAAGGAGGCATACAGGCCCTGAGCCGAAGCTTCTACTCCCGTATAATACCGGAAAAAAGGGCCGGAGAGTTTTACGGTTTCTTTAATATGCTCGGCAAATTCGCCGCTGTTCTGGGTCCTTTTATGATGGGCAGTGTTACTATCCTCACCGGCAGCAATAGACTCGGGATCCTTTCCATCATCCTTCTCTTTCTGGCCGGAGGAGTGCTTTTTGCCAGGGTTGACCAGCAGGAGGGAGAACGGATGGCAGAGGAGTACCTGGAATAG
- the leuC gene encoding 3-isopropylmalate dehydratase large subunit, which yields MAKTLLDKVWEHHLVKTLPSGQDQLLIGLHLIHEVTSPQAFDMLRTMGLGVKFPERTFATVDHIVPTNNQQRPFQDELAEKMMAELEKNTREFGITFFNLQSGRQGIVHIVGPEMGLTQPGMTIACGDSHTSTHGAFGSIAFGIGTSQIRDILASGTMAISKPKIRRIKIDGSLGPGVYAKDIILRIIRDLGVKGGLGYAYEYAGEAIEALSMDERMTICNMSIEGGARFGYVNPDDTTFDYIKGRPYAPNDFDAARERWKSYASDPDAVYDDEYTIDGKTIAPMVTWGINPGQALEVDRPLPDPDDLSRDEREVALRAYQHMGLRPGEHITGTPIDVAFLGSCTNGRISDLREAAAIVKGNNVAPRVKAMVVPGSMGIARQAEAEGLDRIFTEAGFEWRGAGCSMCLAMNPDKLQGREISASSSNRNFIGRQGSPTGRTLLMSPAMVAAAAIAGHVVDIRHRMQKR from the coding sequence ATGGCAAAAACCCTGTTGGATAAGGTTTGGGAACATCACCTGGTCAAAACACTGCCTTCAGGACAGGATCAGCTGCTTATCGGGCTGCACCTCATTCACGAGGTAACCTCCCCGCAGGCCTTTGATATGCTCCGTACCATGGGGCTGGGGGTAAAATTCCCAGAACGGACCTTTGCTACAGTAGACCACATAGTTCCGACAAATAACCAGCAGCGTCCCTTCCAGGACGAACTTGCAGAAAAGATGATGGCGGAACTGGAGAAGAATACCCGGGAGTTCGGTATAACCTTCTTTAATCTTCAGTCAGGCCGGCAGGGTATTGTTCATATTGTCGGCCCGGAGATGGGGCTTACCCAGCCGGGAATGACCATTGCCTGCGGGGATTCCCACACATCCACCCACGGAGCTTTCGGGTCCATTGCTTTCGGCATCGGGACATCCCAGATACGGGATATCCTGGCTTCGGGAACCATGGCCATATCCAAACCGAAAATCCGGCGTATAAAGATAGACGGCAGTCTGGGTCCAGGGGTCTACGCCAAGGATATAATCCTCCGCATCATCCGTGACCTCGGAGTCAAGGGAGGGCTTGGCTATGCCTACGAATACGCCGGAGAGGCCATTGAGGCCCTGAGCATGGACGAACGGATGACGATCTGCAATATGAGCATTGAAGGCGGAGCCCGCTTCGGTTACGTAAATCCAGACGATACTACCTTCGACTATATTAAAGGCCGGCCCTACGCTCCCAATGATTTCGATGCTGCCAGGGAACGCTGGAAGAGCTACGCTTCTGATCCTGATGCAGTGTACGATGATGAGTATACCATTGATGGTAAGACCATTGCTCCCATGGTTACCTGGGGTATTAACCCGGGTCAGGCCCTTGAGGTGGACCGGCCCCTTCCTGATCCTGATGACCTGAGCCGGGATGAGCGGGAGGTTGCCCTGCGGGCCTACCAGCACATGGGGCTTCGTCCCGGTGAACACATAACAGGGACTCCCATTGACGTTGCTTTTCTCGGTTCCTGTACCAACGGCCGTATAAGTGATCTGCGCGAGGCTGCGGCTATCGTAAAAGGCAACAATGTTGCTCCCAGGGTTAAGGCCATGGTTGTTCCAGGTTCCATGGGCATCGCCCGTCAGGCTGAAGCAGAGGGACTGGATCGGATTTTTACTGAAGCCGGTTTTGAATGGCGCGGCGCCGGCTGTTCCATGTGTCTTGCCATGAACCCGGATAAGCTCCAGGGACGGGAAATCTCTGCCAGTTCGTCAAATCGTAATTTTATTGGCCGTCAGGGTTCCCCCACTGGACGCACCCTGCTTATGAGTCCCGCCATGGTCGCTGCAGCAGCGATCGCCGGACACGTAGTAGATATCCGGCACCGCATGCAGAAGAGGTAG
- a CDS encoding thiamine pyrophosphate-dependent enzyme, with amino-acid sequence MSDIVLLGDEAVALGAVHAGISAAYGYPGTPSTEILEYLIEYSSRQGAPHAAWCSNEKTAYEDALGVSFVGKRVLVTMKHVGLNVAADPFVNSGLLNIRGGLVLAVADDPGMHSSQNEQDSRFFAEFAKIICLEPRNQQEAYEMAMEAFDLSEKFHIPVMLRLVTRLAHSRAIVQVGAKRDENPLSKPDDKRGWMLLPATARQNYLNLLEKEKDMLSWSENSSRNPLEILKAGKKNSLGIITSGLGRNYYDENLSELDGEIPRLHISAYPLPLNTIRTLASSCTRILIIEEGYPLIEEKLKGILEGSIQISGKLDGSLPRTGELTPDAVRGALGLAARELRSTTDVEIPGRPPQLCKGCPHIDTYLAINEAIGDDPDAVVTSDIGCYALGALPPYQAIETIVCMGASIGMAKGAAEAGVKRVVATIGDSTFLHSGLTSLVDAAAADTPMTVVILDNGTVGMTGGQETILPTSRVHRMIEGLEIDPAHIRTITPLKKYADENRRVIAAEIDHPGLSVVVAIRECLETAKRDKKNAVQEGVAK; translated from the coding sequence ATGAGCGACATCGTCCTTCTGGGAGACGAGGCGGTTGCTCTGGGTGCCGTTCACGCCGGCATCAGCGCCGCCTACGGTTATCCGGGCACACCATCTACTGAAATTCTTGAATACCTTATTGAATACAGTTCACGTCAAGGAGCACCTCACGCAGCATGGTGTTCCAATGAAAAAACCGCCTACGAAGACGCCCTGGGAGTCTCCTTTGTAGGCAAACGGGTACTGGTAACCATGAAGCACGTCGGTTTGAACGTAGCAGCCGACCCTTTTGTGAATTCAGGGCTTTTGAATATCCGCGGCGGTCTTGTACTCGCTGTCGCAGATGATCCCGGGATGCACAGTTCCCAGAATGAACAGGATTCCCGTTTTTTTGCGGAGTTCGCTAAAATAATCTGCCTGGAACCCCGGAATCAGCAGGAAGCCTATGAAATGGCCATGGAGGCCTTTGATCTTTCGGAGAAGTTTCATATTCCTGTAATGCTGCGCCTGGTTACCCGTCTTGCCCATTCACGGGCGATTGTGCAGGTTGGCGCGAAACGGGATGAAAACCCCTTGAGCAAACCCGATGACAAGCGGGGATGGATGCTTTTACCCGCCACAGCCAGACAGAACTATCTGAACCTGCTGGAAAAAGAAAAGGATATGCTCTCCTGGTCGGAAAATTCATCCAGGAATCCTCTTGAGATACTCAAGGCTGGGAAAAAAAACTCCCTGGGGATAATAACCAGCGGTCTGGGACGAAATTACTACGACGAGAACCTTTCAGAACTGGATGGGGAAATTCCCCGTCTCCATATTAGCGCATATCCCCTGCCGCTGAATACAATCAGAACATTGGCTTCTTCCTGTACGCGTATCCTCATTATAGAAGAAGGGTATCCACTTATCGAGGAAAAACTCAAAGGTATTCTCGAAGGGTCCATTCAAATCAGCGGTAAACTCGACGGATCCCTTCCCCGCACCGGAGAGCTTACACCCGATGCGGTACGCGGGGCCCTTGGGCTCGCGGCACGGGAGCTGCGTTCCACCACGGATGTGGAAATTCCCGGTCGACCGCCGCAGTTATGCAAAGGCTGCCCCCACATTGATACCTATCTTGCAATAAACGAGGCTATCGGGGATGACCCAGACGCGGTAGTAACCTCCGACATCGGCTGCTATGCCCTGGGGGCCCTTCCCCCCTATCAGGCAATTGAAACCATTGTCTGTATGGGTGCCTCCATAGGCATGGCAAAAGGAGCCGCGGAAGCGGGAGTCAAGCGGGTTGTGGCTACAATTGGCGACAGCACTTTTCTCCACTCCGGGCTTACCTCTTTGGTTGATGCCGCAGCGGCGGATACTCCCATGACTGTTGTTATTCTTGATAACGGTACAGTCGGCATGACCGGCGGCCAGGAAACCATTCTTCCCACATCCCGGGTACACCGCATGATTGAAGGTCTGGAGATTGATCCAGCACATATTCGGACAATAACCCCATTGAAAAAATATGCCGATGAAAACCGCCGCGTAATTGCCGCAGA
- a CDS encoding iron-containing alcohol dehydrogenase: MTNYERYLDSKPLKEPPLILIASDAADRLQAELSGKEPAALILMDPDTAAAVSDLLNPEVLRAYGHRIRMLPRNPLPTLELVKEIAAEAKEHKLDLIVGAGSGVISDCAKQAACEAGIRNWCLMTAASVDAFTSGTAAIRVEGYHESLPTRAAERIYCDIRVLSKAPRRLTLAGLGDLAGKFIAVPDWQMSSMITGEFFDPVAAEFAVGSATLALNDLESILSGSESGCVNAADAVLTSGLIMQSLQSSRPASSTEHILAHFWEVEQLVGNREWDLHGVLVAAASRIVIRAYREILSLIVADSPDPGRGEHLFSAAAVPDASWISEKTRAKLQREIKARDNSPEGHKRRMEKLLPMAEELVKLYVDYLDTAEKGLTELGEAGLPLDLGSLGIDKERGRFGVNNIRFLRNRYTLLDAARDMGYDREAEEILNRAYESCFQQNLL; the protein is encoded by the coding sequence ATGACCAATTATGAACGTTACCTTGATAGCAAGCCGCTCAAGGAACCTCCTCTCATACTGATAGCATCTGATGCTGCGGATAGACTGCAGGCTGAACTCTCAGGCAAGGAGCCGGCAGCGCTGATCCTGATGGACCCGGATACAGCAGCTGCAGTATCTGACCTCCTTAATCCCGAGGTTCTTCGGGCATACGGGCATCGCATTCGGATGCTGCCCAGAAATCCGCTGCCAACCCTGGAACTGGTTAAAGAGATCGCTGCCGAGGCTAAAGAACACAAGCTGGATCTGATTGTCGGAGCAGGCAGCGGTGTTATCAGCGATTGTGCAAAGCAGGCGGCTTGTGAAGCGGGAATACGAAACTGGTGCCTGATGACCGCAGCCTCGGTGGATGCCTTTACCTCCGGTACAGCGGCAATCCGCGTAGAAGGTTATCACGAATCCCTGCCGACCCGGGCCGCAGAACGTATCTATTGCGATATACGGGTTCTATCCAAGGCTCCCCGCCGTCTGACCCTTGCCGGTCTGGGGGATTTAGCCGGGAAGTTTATTGCTGTACCTGACTGGCAAATGAGTTCCATGATCACCGGAGAATTCTTTGACCCTGTGGCGGCGGAATTTGCCGTGGGGTCAGCTACTCTGGCATTGAACGATCTTGAAAGTATTCTCTCCGGCTCAGAATCGGGTTGTGTGAACGCTGCTGATGCGGTGCTGACATCCGGTTTAATTATGCAGAGTCTGCAAAGCTCCCGGCCCGCTTCCTCGACAGAACATATCCTTGCCCATTTCTGGGAGGTTGAACAGCTGGTGGGAAACCGGGAATGGGACCTTCATGGTGTCCTGGTAGCGGCAGCCTCCCGCATAGTCATACGGGCGTACCGTGAAATCCTTAGTCTGATAGTCGCAGATTCTCCGGACCCGGGCCGAGGAGAACATCTCTTTTCCGCTGCTGCTGTGCCCGACGCCTCGTGGATTTCGGAAAAAACCAGGGCCAAACTGCAACGGGAAATAAAAGCCCGTGACAACAGCCCGGAAGGGCATAAAAGACGGATGGAAAAGCTGTTGCCCATGGCTGAGGAACTTGTAAAGCTCTACGTCGATTATCTGGATACCGCCGAAAAGGGGCTTACAGAACTTGGAGAAGCCGGTCTTCCCCTGGACCTGGGATCCCTGGGTATAGACAAGGAACGCGGACGATTCGGTGTAAATAACATCCGCTTTCTGCGCAACCGTTATACCCTGCTCGATGCGGCCCGGGATATGGGCTATGACCGGGAGGCAGAAGAGATTCTTAACCGGGCCTACGAATCCTGCTTTCAGCAGAACCTTCTCTAA
- a CDS encoding pyridoxal phosphate-dependent aminotransferase, translated as MAISRKILSTMEKSSWIRRMFESGAKLKAEYGNDNVFDFSLGNPNLDPPAEFQEALSRHAADTTPRLHSYMPNAGYPPVREKVAGFISKEYGVPLDSGKVLMTVGAGGALNVALKSLINHGDYILCPSPYFMEYQFYCDNHGGVLNAVPTGPDFLPNIERLAEEIGPRTAALIINFPNNPTGTVYTQEYLDRLGEMLSVKSRENNRTIYLISDEPYRKIVYGEVEPGSVFKAYPHSMIATSYSKDLSIPGERIGWLAIHPEAEDAENLVNAAILCNRILGYVNAPALMQRVVGDLQGISADVDIYRRKRDMICDILGNAGYEFTKPAGTFYLFPKAPGGDDLRVVQALQQERILTVPGRGFGREGYFRIAFCVEDAVIEASAAGFKTVLRQFK; from the coding sequence ATGGCGATTTCTCGAAAGATACTGTCCACCATGGAGAAGTCCTCCTGGATTCGACGCATGTTCGAATCCGGCGCGAAACTGAAAGCCGAGTACGGCAACGACAATGTCTTTGATTTCAGTCTTGGAAACCCCAACCTTGATCCTCCCGCAGAGTTTCAGGAAGCCCTGTCACGTCATGCCGCGGATACAACTCCCCGGCTCCACTCCTATATGCCCAACGCCGGTTACCCCCCGGTTCGGGAAAAGGTCGCCGGTTTTATCAGCAAGGAGTACGGCGTGCCACTGGATTCCGGCAAGGTGCTTATGACTGTCGGAGCCGGCGGGGCCTTGAATGTTGCTTTAAAGTCTCTGATAAACCACGGCGATTACATCCTTTGTCCCAGTCCCTATTTTATGGAGTACCAGTTTTACTGCGACAACCACGGCGGAGTGCTCAATGCCGTACCAACTGGTCCTGACTTTCTTCCGAATATCGAACGCCTGGCCGAGGAAATTGGCCCCCGTACCGCTGCACTGATTATAAACTTTCCTAACAACCCCACCGGAACGGTCTATACCCAGGAGTACCTGGACAGGCTTGGTGAAATGCTCAGCGTAAAAAGCCGGGAAAACAACCGTACCATCTATCTTATATCGGACGAACCCTACCGCAAAATTGTTTATGGTGAGGTCGAACCAGGCAGCGTGTTTAAAGCTTATCCTCACAGCATGATTGCTACCTCCTATTCCAAGGATCTTTCTATTCCCGGAGAACGCATAGGCTGGCTTGCTATCCACCCGGAGGCAGAGGATGCAGAAAACCTGGTTAATGCTGCCATTCTCTGCAACAGAATCCTCGGCTATGTAAACGCCCCCGCCCTTATGCAGCGGGTTGTGGGTGACCTGCAGGGAATAAGCGCTGACGTCGATATTTACCGGCGCAAACGAGACATGATTTGCGATATCCTCGGCAATGCCGGATACGAGTTCACGAAACCCGCGGGTACTTTCTACCTGTTCCCCAAAGCACCGGGGGGTGACGATCTGAGGGTCGTTCAGGCCTTGCAGCAGGAACGCATTCTTACCGTTCCCGGACGCGGTTTTGGCCGCGAAGGGTATTTCCGTATTGCCTTCTGTGTTGAGGATGCGGTTATTGAAGCCTCTGCAGCGGGATTCAAAACGGTACTGCGTCAGTTTAAGTAA
- the bcp gene encoding thioredoxin-dependent thiol peroxidase: protein MVEEGTVIEDFSLQDGEGQDVSLSDFSGKKVVVYFYPKDNTPGCTKEACSFRDNYDAILDKGAVVLGISADSVQSHGKFKAKFDLPFYLLSDPDKKVLKRFGAWGEKKMYGKTYEGILRSTFILDEDRRVIKVFPKVSPSDHGSEILTYL from the coding sequence ATGGTCGAAGAAGGGACAGTAATAGAAGATTTCAGCCTGCAGGACGGCGAAGGACAGGATGTTTCCCTTTCCGATTTCTCCGGTAAAAAGGTGGTTGTCTATTTTTATCCGAAAGACAACACTCCGGGATGCACGAAAGAGGCCTGCAGCTTTCGGGACAACTACGATGCCATACTCGACAAGGGCGCTGTTGTTCTGGGAATCAGCGCGGATTCGGTACAATCCCACGGAAAATTTAAAGCAAAGTTTGATCTCCCTTTTTATCTTCTCAGCGATCCGGATAAGAAAGTTCTTAAGCGTTTTGGCGCCTGGGGAGAGAAAAAGATGTACGGTAAAACCTATGAGGGCATTCTGCGATCGACCTTCATTCTCGATGAAGACAGACGGGTTATTAAGGTGTTTCCCAAGGTAAGCCCCTCCGACCATGGCAGCGAGATTTTGACGTATCTGTAA
- a CDS encoding bifunctional oligoribonuclease/PAP phosphatase NrnA, with protein sequence MNKIPAKQHYTPPLEIRDFFRSFQNFLILGHTEPDGDCLGSQLALAHFLQARGCCAELYSPGPFSRPEIEGLAPLFKARIPSESLNDIDANTAVVVLDCSTPDRIGELKDDIEGLPLCVIDHHASGTVFGDLRWVDPQSPAVTLMIQGLIESFNQSVSSEAARQLFFGLSTDTGFFRHLTESGSPAFTSAARLIEAGASPKETFSRMYGNRPFASRVLLGRMLERARQLSENRLIYTYETLSDLEELGPAARDSDMLYQLLLGTKGCEAAVVIREEKNGSCSVGLRALFSLDVGALAAGFGGGGHKKAAGFSFAGERSDLEKRLLPLIEEHLQSSAK encoded by the coding sequence ATGAATAAGATCCCTGCCAAACAACATTATACACCACCCCTGGAAATTCGAGATTTTTTCCGCTCATTTCAAAATTTCCTTATACTTGGCCATACCGAACCAGACGGGGACTGTTTGGGATCTCAACTGGCACTGGCCCATTTTTTACAGGCCAGGGGCTGTTGCGCGGAGCTTTACTCCCCTGGTCCCTTCAGCAGGCCCGAGATTGAAGGACTCGCTCCCCTGTTCAAAGCGAGGATTCCGTCAGAAAGTCTAAACGATATAGACGCGAACACTGCTGTTGTCGTTCTCGACTGCTCAACCCCTGACAGGATCGGCGAGTTAAAGGACGATATAGAGGGTCTTCCCCTCTGTGTTATTGATCATCACGCATCGGGAACTGTTTTTGGAGACCTCCGTTGGGTAGATCCCCAATCGCCCGCGGTAACCTTAATGATCCAGGGGCTTATTGAGAGCTTCAATCAGTCTGTTTCGTCTGAAGCTGCACGGCAGCTCTTTTTCGGTCTTTCTACGGATACAGGTTTTTTCCGTCATCTTACAGAGAGCGGATCTCCTGCATTCACCAGCGCGGCCCGTCTGATCGAGGCAGGGGCTTCCCCCAAAGAGACCTTTTCCCGCATGTACGGTAACCGTCCCTTTGCCTCCAGGGTTCTTCTTGGCAGAATGCTGGAACGGGCACGGCAGTTATCCGAAAATCGGCTTATCTACACCTACGAGACTCTCTCTGACCTTGAGGAACTGGGTCCGGCCGCCCGGGATTCGGACATGCTGTATCAGCTGCTTCTGGGCACAAAAGGATGCGAAGCCGCTGTGGTTATACGGGAGGAAAAAAACGGAAGTTGCAGTGTCGGACTGCGGGCTCTTTTCTCTCTGGATGTCGGCGCCCTTGCCGCCGGTTTTGGTGGCGGAGGTCACAAAAAGGCCGCAGGATTCAGTTTTGCGGGGGAGAGAAGCGATCTTGAAAAAAGGCTTCTCCCTCTTATAGAAGAACACCTTCAATCTTCTGCCAAATAA
- the leuD gene encoding 3-isopropylmalate dehydratase small subunit: protein MKKIQSINGRPLPVAGTDIDTDRIIPARYMKSVTFSGLGAYAFFDERYDDQGSQKDHPMNSPAYRGASIMLVNKNFGCGSSREHAPQALRDFGITALIGESFAEIFAGNCSALGIPAVTVSEEAALQLQQRAENNPEELVEIDLESMTVRSGDYSVKISMPETYRRAMLDGSWDSTSLLLQAEEDIRTVESSLHYSFG from the coding sequence ATGAAAAAGATACAATCCATAAACGGCAGGCCGCTGCCTGTCGCAGGTACCGATATAGACACCGACCGCATTATTCCCGCCCGCTACATGAAGAGCGTTACCTTTTCCGGCCTGGGGGCATACGCCTTTTTCGATGAGCGTTATGATGACCAAGGCAGCCAGAAGGACCACCCCATGAACAGCCCCGCCTACCGGGGGGCCTCGATTATGCTGGTCAATAAAAACTTTGGCTGTGGTTCATCCCGGGAACATGCTCCCCAGGCCCTCAGGGACTTCGGAATTACCGCCCTTATTGGGGAATCCTTCGCTGAAATTTTTGCCGGTAACTGCAGCGCTCTGGGGATTCCGGCTGTCACAGTTTCCGAAGAAGCAGCTTTGCAGCTGCAGCAGAGGGCCGAAAACAACCCTGAAGAGCTTGTAGAAATCGATCTTGAATCCATGACGGTCCGGTCCGGAGACTACAGCGTAAAAATCTCCATGCCGGAAACCTACCGCAGGGCAATGTTGGACGGCAGCTGGGACTCAACTTCTCTGCTGCTTCAGGCAGAGGAGGATATCCGCACAGTGGAATCCTCCCTCCACTACTCCTTTGGTTAG